In Desulfosporosinus youngiae DSM 17734, the genomic stretch TGTGGCCGTTATTTCAACCCATGATGGCGTTATCGACTATTGCTCGGATCAGGATTTTTTAGAAAATGAACTACTTCCTATGCTTACTTCCATGCAGCAGGGGGATATGGAGATCCCTGCTGTGGAGGAAATGGCTGAGGGAGGCGTTCTTGATTCCCGGCAAGAAGCTGATCCGGAACGGGCGGAAACGGATGCTCAGACACTGGAGGATAATCCGAGTATGACCCTTAAAATGGAATATTAGGATTGAGCTAAAATTTGACTTTCGTCGGCCACTGTCTACCTAAAAGCAGGGGCGGTCAATGGGTTGTTTTCGGAGATTCCGGGGTATCGCCCATTGCCGGATCTTGGGTGAGTTGCAGTTTCTAAGGGGGGCTGAATCGGCAGTCCGTTTATACTGCCGCTCTTTAAGATTAGGGTTCTTATGCTGTTTTGGAGTAGGCGCATTGAAGCGCGGCAATTGTTTTGGAAAGGCCTGCAAGGAGATCTCTTTGATCTCAGATAGCCGCGGCAGAGGAAATTCTCCTGCCGCATCCATGTGAGATTAAAGGCCGAAACTAAGGAGGAATCCCAATGAAAACGTCAAGACAGGATGAGATTATAGGAAAGACCGGGTCATTGGCTATGTATACGGCTATGACTGAAGTCGGAGGGCATTTTATTTTGAAAATACCACGGCTAACATCACCGACTGTATTATGCTCCACGGAGAAAATGCGGACAAAATGATTTGAACGGACAGACTCGCTCATCTGACTATAAATTCCTTCGGAGCTATCATCAACCGCTGCCCGGCTCAGACACTGCTTCAGGAAATTTTGCAAGATCTGATCCCCATGCAGATGGGGGAAAAAGAACCTGGGAAAATTCTGAGCGCGGATGAAGCGGCGTACCAAGCCCTTCTGGAGTCCAGGGAAGGGGTCAGCCCGCGAAAAGTGAGCTAAAGATGTTGTAGCAACAGCTGGGCCAGAAAGCCCAGGATATAAAATGGCTGAAGAGGCAGGGGGGAAATACCTCTGCTTCTTTTTTCTAAAGAAAGGGGAGAGGGAGGGATCATGATGAGAGAATGGAAACGTGCCTAGATCTATAGTCAAATCGATGCACCTGAAGATAGCCATGGCAGTTTAAAAACCAGCGGAATGACCTTTTTGATTATGCCAACCAAATGGAGCTGGAGGTTGTGGGAGCTTCTCAGGATACCGGAGGCAGTTGGGATTTCAGCCACAACGGGCTGATGGAGATGATGTAGGCTGCCAGGGAGGGTAAATTTGAGGTGCTGCTGATCAAGAGGGTTGACCGTTTAAGCCTGTATCCAGGAAAAACTCTTGGACTGCTCCGGGAGCTGGAGAGGTTGGGCATTCAGATTTTCTCCCCGCTGGAAGGTCAGATCCACTCGGACTCTTTTAAGCCTTTTGCTGTGATCAGGGGAGGTGCGCCGGATGTCAAGGGACCAGGAAGCTAATGAAGTGAAATACAAGGCAGCGGTCAAACTGCTGGAGATCATGTTGAGCAAGGGCCTGATTACCCTTGCTGAATACCGGAAAATCGATGAATTGAACCGTCAAACCTTCACGCCTGAACTTGCTGAGGTATATGTGAAATAATACTAGCTATCTCAAAAATGCTGTGGTAATGTGTGTTGCTGACAGGGGTCAAAAAAGGTCAAACAGGAAAGAAAGGAGAAAAGCATGGCCAAAAAAATCACCAAGATTGATCCTGTAAAGCAACAAATTACCCTGCAGTTACAGCCGAAAAAGCGGGTTTGCGCCTACTGCCGGGTCAGCAGCGACTCCCTGGGAACAGCAGAATTCTTTCACCGCCCAGCTGGAGTATTATCAGCCCCTGATCAAAGGGCGGGAAGACTGGAAATTCGCCGGGATCTATGCCGATGAAGCAAGAAGCGGAATGAAGATGCAAAAAAGAGATGACTTTTTAAGAATGATGAAGGACTGCGAAAAGGGCCGGATCGATATGATTATCACGAAATCCGTGACCCGTTTCGCCCGAAACACCGTAAACAGCATCCAAGCCATCCGAAGATTAAAGGAACTTGGCATTGCTGTCTTTTTTGAAAAGGAAAACATCAACAGCTTGGCAGAGAAAAGCGAACAGATGCTGACCATCTTAAGCTCGCTGGCCCAGGGAGAAGCTGAAAGCATCTCCAGCAACAACAAATGGGGTATTCTCAAACGTTTTCAGGACAGCACCTATATCATTAGTACACCGGCTTACGGCTATACCAAAAATGAGAACGGAGAGCTGATCATTCAGGTGGTAGAAGCTGTCGTAGTCCGTCGTATTTTCCGGGACTACCTGAATGGCAAGGGGACCCACATAATCGCCAAAGAGTTATCGGAAGAAGGCGTCCCCACCGAACTAATAGACATGCGCCTATCTGCCATGGCGGAAACCTTCAGAGAACAGTTGCGTAATCCAGAATACCAAGAGCTTTCTTTCGAAGATCGATTTAGTATGCTAGTGGATATAGAATGGTCTCGCAGACAAAACAATGCATTGGCACGACTCATTAAATCTGCTCAACTTCGAAATAATCAAGCATCAATCGAAGATATTGAATATCATCCCGATCGAAAGCTGGATAAATCACAAATTCTGCGTTTGACCACGGGCCAATATATCGAAGAGCATCACAATATTATTCTTAAAAGTGCCTCAGGAAACGGGAAAACCTATTTGGCCTGTGCTTTGGGAATCGCGGCCTGCCGTCAATTCTACAAAGTAAAATATGTTCGATTACCTGATTTGCTCGACGAGTTAGCTGTGGCTAGAGGCGAAGGTATCTTTCAAAAGGTGATGAAACCATATCAAAAAGTAAATTTGCTCATTCTAGATGAATGCTTCTCACACCGTTAAAAGGGAATGAAGCCCGTGACTTACTGGAGATTATTGAATATAGACATCAGCAAGGTTCCACTATTTTCTGTTCACAATTTGATCCCATGGGATGGCATGAGAAAATAGGAGAGGATACCTTGGCGGATGCCATTTTAGATCGCATTATTCATAATTCTTATCAGATTCTGATCGACGGCAAAGAGTCAATGCGAGAACGACATGGGCTTTCTCGGAAAGGTCGCGAATAATGGTTATCACCAAGAATTATATTCAAAAACTAGAAGAATACTATCGATTCATCTTCTCTAAGGAATTAAAGAATGAATTGATCTGCCAGCTCGGCGAAGAGCCTACTCCTTTCGAATACAGTGACCAAGACCTATGGGAGCAATCAAGAAAAATAGTATTATCATATTACAGAGAACGTTGATTTAACTACCAAAATCTATCGGGAGCTACTATCTTTAAGATAGTGGCTCTCTGCTTGTCCAAGGTGGCTCAATACTATGTCGCAAGCGGCTCAAAAACATGGCAGAAGCGGCTCATTCGCTTGGCCATAATCAGTCCACGGTGTATATCCCCTACGACTATTGGTACACTGTGTCCCTGGAACGCGATCATCATGTGGGTTTTGACAATGTGCCGGAAAAGATAGTGGATTTGCTTAGGACGTGCCATGTGGAGCAGCCGAAAATGGAGGATAGCCTCACCCAGGCTGATGAGCAGGGCAAAGCAAGCATTCCGGAATCGGGGCAGCCGAATGGACCCGTTATGAAATGAGGGAGGAACTGTTTGGAAACGATGCAACTAACTGGTTAAAACAATTAGATGAGATTGTAACCAGGGCTATCAAGGGTGTTACTATAGATCTGAATTCAGTTGTATTAATACCGCAAAACCATCAAATTTCCAAGCGATTGGGAATATAGCCGAACAAAAAATACAGCCTGCAATGGCTGTATTTTTTGTATTAATCTTCGGGAAAAGAGATTCCATGCTTTTTGAAAAATTTATACATGTTCAGCTTGCTTGCGCATAAGGAAGAGCCTTTACGAGTACCATCAGAAATGGCGGGTTTAAAATCCATTGCTGCTTTAGTGTATCCTTCGATGTTACCATCCTTACGGCCTTTTTGATAATAAGCTTGAGAAATTTCAGCTCCTATTAACATGAAACTTTCAGGTGAAATATTGGGGAACTTGTTAAAATCCATAAAGCAAACCCCCTAGCTGTTTATGGATTTATTATGTCATTAAAAAGGAGATTTATTCGAGTGGCTTTGTGTTATCTGGGTGGATTACACACAGAATATGGCCCATACCCTCCAGTTTTAGCCTCTTGAAGCATAGTCTGTATCTTGCTCTTTGCAAGATACAGACATCCATCCCGGTGATATTTTTCGCCAGTCTTGGTTATGTACACAAGCGTGCCTTGAGGATCTTGTGTATCGGTTGCTGTGTCATGACAACTGGCGGTGAGCTGGGCGTTACAGCAGTAGCATCATTTCTTCATAGCGGATTAAAACCGATGGCTGGCAGTACCGGGGAAGAGATTGAGTATCCTGTTATGTCGAGTTTGTTGTGAGTGTGGACTCTGTGTGAAATGGAGTTATGAATATTGGAAAATATGTGAGATTATTGATGAAAAAGATCACCCAAAGATATACAATTAGAATAACAATGTTGCTTGTAGTGGTATTAGGAGAGGCAACTTAAAAGTGGGTGATAATATGCATATTAAGAATTTAAAGATATCCAATATGGGATACATAAAAAGTTCTGACTTAAGATTTGAATCTAACAATATAAATATAATTCAAGGTGCAAATGGAAGTGGAAAAACTACTGTTTTAGCGGTGCTATATTCAATGTTTCAAGATTAGGAAACTTTAAAATACAAAAGCAATCAGAGAGAAAATGCCCAAATCGCGGTTTCAATTGAAAACCAAGGAAAGAACTACGAGCTAGTAAAGCATTACCAAGATGGGGAAACGAAGATTCTTGTTAACTCGCTGAAAGAAATGAAGCAATTGACATCGATAGAATATGATAAAATCTTCCTTTTTAGTGGCGAATTTATTCATGATAGATATTGGCTATCGGATTCGAAAATAAAGATAGCGCTAGACTTGCTAGATAATTTATATATTAAAGACGAAAATCTGTCTGATATGTATAGTCATAAGGATACAAAATATCGTTTTGTATCTCAAGGTTATCAAAGCTATTTAACGATTTTAAGCATATTAGCTACTATACCGAATGGCAGCGTTTTTTTAGGTGATGAACCGTTTGCAAACCTAGATAGGATAATGGCAGAGAAAGTATACGATACGATGGAGAAATTAGATGGTATTCAATTTATATTGACCGCTAATTCTCAATTTCATATGAATAGGCCCTTCCAGAAAGTCGAGCTAGTCGTCAATGATATTTTTCATAGAAATGCAAATCTCACGTTTAACTATGAAAGATTTTTCTACAAGGATGTAAAAGAAAAATTATCAGCATTCGATAAAGATAGCGGGCAAATTGCTAATCCCAAGCCAATTGTAAAATATCGCTTGAACGAGTTGGTAAATGAAGAAGAAAATAGGAATGTTGAATTCAAAGAGATAAAGGGTAATAACCCTTGTGAGTCCATTATTTCGAACGCGGAGATATATATTATTGCATATTTAAATAGTTGGGAAACTGGTTATGGCATAATTAAATGGGGGATTAGTGATAAAGGAAGGATAAAAGGAGTAAGCCTCTTAAAAGAAGATCGGGATAATATAAGAAAAAAGCTTACTGAACGCATTTCCCAAGTGAAACCATACATAAGCCAAGA encodes the following:
- a CDS encoding AAA family ATPase, which gives rise to MHIKNLKISNMGYIKSSDLRFESNNINIIQGANGSGKTTVLAVLYSMFQD
- a CDS encoding SHOCT domain-containing protein, with the translated sequence MSRDQEANEVKYKAAVKLLEIMLSKGLITLAEYRKIDELNRQTFTPELAEVYVK
- a CDS encoding RNA-binding domain-containing protein codes for the protein MTSIEYDKIFLFSGEFIHDRYWLSDSKIKIALDLLDNLYIKDENLSDMYSHKDTKYRFVSQGYQSYLTILSILATIPNGSVFLGDEPFANLDRIMAEKVYDTMEKLDGIQFILTANSQFHMNRPFQKVELVVNDIFHRNANLTFNYERFFYKDVKEKLSAFDKDSGQIANPKPIVKYRLNELVNEEENRNVEFKEIKGNNPCESIISNAEIYIIAYLNSWETGYGIIKWGISDKGRIKGVSLLKEDRDNIRKKLTERISQVKPYISQDLLHISFEEIIDDSEDIIPEVYIVEIAIEAIKKEELFSTSKGEVYMKTEGGKIKLTSYEIQQELKRRFLTQ